In Engraulis encrasicolus isolate BLACKSEA-1 chromosome 24, IST_EnEncr_1.0, whole genome shotgun sequence, a single genomic region encodes these proteins:
- the si:ch73-52p7.1 gene encoding uncharacterized protein si:ch73-52p7.1, producing the protein MTFLGVYERAVLSFLLWLTILAPRLLCSEFNVAYVTEHSLNICRCVRELPHCSEPDASECSCENHRPLPPRLAVWYSSPLHVALLLHNADVKHLSLVRCCCGLTPVPSGGISAMAADISTDMASGGNAAAAATTTAKMAPPPDHFVVQRLETLTVWPPADQPGSHHQVLLLGQELGAAHNEEPRIAVINTSILAGAPAPALKAYTVCTGLDAEGGLPFPNLPMLPRLRELVPDSSSIFVTFLY; encoded by the coding sequence ATGACTTTCCTGGGTGTGTACGAGCGAgctgtcctctcctttctgctGTGGTTGACCATACTAGCTCCGCGTCTGCTGTGCAGCGAGTTTAATGTGGCGTATGTGACGGAGCACAGCCTGAACATTTGCCGGTGTGTGCGCGAGTTGCCCCACTGCAGTGAGCCCGACGCCAGCGAGTGTAGCTGCGAGAACCACCGCCCCCTGCCTCCTCGCCTCGCCGTGTGGTACTCCTCGCCGCTCCACGTCGCCCTCTTGCTGCACAACGCGGACGTGAAGCACCTCTCCCTGGTGCGGTGCTGCTGCGGCCTGACCCCGGTGCCCAGTGGGGGCATCTCCGCCATGGCGGCGGACATCTCCACGGACATGGCCAGTGGAGGgaacgccgccgccgccgccaccactacCGCCAAAATGGCCCCCCCGCCAGACCACTTTGTGGTGCAGAGGCTGGAGACGCTGACGGTGTGGCCCCCCGCCGACCAGCCTGGCTCCCACCATCAGGTCCTGCTTCTGGGCCAGGAGTTGGGCGCCGCGCACAACGAGGAGCCCCGCATAGCCGTCATAAACACCTCCATCTTGGCAGGGGCCCCAGCGCCGGCGCTCAAAGCCTACACGGTGTGCACAGGCCTGGACGCTGAGGGAGGGCTGCCCTTCCCCAACCTTCCCATGCTGCCCAGACTGAGGGAACTAGTACCGGACAGCTCCAGCATATTCGTTACTTTTCTATATTGA